The following is a genomic window from Cinclus cinclus chromosome 7, bCinCin1.1, whole genome shotgun sequence.
GCCTTGGCCCCTAACCAGCAAGGAAAGGAGCACTACAGTGCCTAGAGCCAATAAAAAACAcagaccagatgcataccccatCCCTACTGATGTGTCTGAAGGCCAAGAATGGAGGTTGCAATTGGAAACTAACACAGAATCCATTATTAGTGCACTCCTTTGAACTTTATTTGAACTTTTGACAATACTCTCACCTGTTCAGTTAAACGCCAGGGAGCTTTAAAAAGCTTCTGCTTTAATTATGGGAAAGTCTGTAGCCAGATGGCAGCTCAGTTCACCATTACAGCTCCTAGGAGTTCACATGCCAACATCTTGGTAAATTTCTTGGGTCTCCAAGATAACAAAAGTAGAGATGCTtttgttaaaacaaaatatcaaaaaGGGAGTTGTCAGATAATGACTTCTAGCTACCTTAAAATCAGTTTGGCCATCCATGCTTTTGTTCTTCAGCATTTCTCACAGTTGATGTCCTTTGGCACATCAATTGTCATGCTCAACTAAAATTGTAACTGACATGACACTGAAACCACTGGAACTTGAGAATTACCTATCATATCAGGAACAACCATTTACAAATCTGAGTTAGCAGCTTTTTTGGCCAAGTGGTACCTTTCCAGTGTAttccaaagaaaacaagagTCTGTAGAGCAGCCATGGGCAGGAAATAAGTTCAGTCCTTCCTCCTTTAACTGGGGTTAAAGCTTTATTTATAGAAAGTTGGCTGCATTAATTGCAGCAATATTTGCATTGTATCTGAACTCAGCACTAACAGGTTAATATTTACATTTAGATAACActtaaaccaaaacaaactgaaTACAGCCAATCTTAAGAGCAAAAAGACAGACATACAGATTGCAGACTTAAGAGTAAAAGGAATCACAATTATTTCATTCTGGATGATTTAGTCCAAAGGTCTATTTCTTAATCAGATTAGCAGGAAGAGTGGATTTATCCAAGTCATCAAAATATGGATGGTTCAAGGCCATTTTGCCAGAAATTCTTTTTGCAGGAtcataaattaacattttctgaaagaaaaaagaaacacatttacTTCCTCATGAAATGTGAActaaaataatgttaaatagatatatatttaaccataataatagtaataataataataataataaagtaacCATTATgaccttttccccccctttgcTCTGTGCTCTCCTAGTTGGAGAGGTTATTTCCCCTACAAGTCAGTAGCAGTACATAACATCTCAGAATGAAGAATCCCATTTACCCCACCCCTGTTCAATAATCAAGCCCTTGCCTGTGCCCCACATCCACTGAATTAAATCCAGAACCAGGCACCAAGCAACAGTAATTGTCTCAGCTTCTTACTGAGGGAAATTAATAAGCTTTAGGCTTATTAATGCAAGTGGTCTTACACTTGTTTTGTTATTGACATTGAACAAAGTGATGACAAACTGCTTCTGCTCAGATTGGTGACTTCACAATTAAAATAAGAGAATGCTCACTCAGTTTCAAAATCCAAACTGGATTTTGACAACAAGCAGGTAGAACTGAAGAAAACACTTAAAACTTGAGTCTCTTTGCAATAAAATACTTCAATTGAATACTTCAATAAAGGTGATGAGAACAAAAAGAGGGGGTGTCACAGACATTGAAATAACCCTCAGAAGTTTCTAAAACAGGaggaaatttgtttttctagccattaaaaaaaagtatctaTAGCTTATATCATACAAGGGTCAAAAAAGGAATTAAACATTCAATAGTTTTGTACTTGACCCAAAGCGAGCAGTCTCTTTATTTCTCCTTACTAAACAACAGACCATTTCAAATTCAAGTAAATCAGGATTCCACCAGCTGCCTCTCCCCTGTCTGCACAACAAATCTGTCTTCCAGAAAAAAGCTTCACCAGTATTACTCTGCCCAGTCTTGACATTTAACTATCTTTTACACTTCATTCTACAGGGAGTCTTCCAAGTCAATTTAGACCACTGAATTTGCATTTATATTCTCTGAACTTCTGCCAAATACAATGCTGCCTTCTAGATTTAACCTTGCATGTCCAGTTTTACTTTGTGCCAAGTTCCCATTACCTATACCCAGAAGAGTGTCCTACAGCTAATTCTGATGTCAAAGGTTCTCTCAAAATTGACTCAAAGAGGGAAATTTCTCTGAAAAAGGAAGGCTGTGACACAGACTACAGTACTAAAAGTGATAGAGTAAGTGAAGGAAACTTCTCTGAGCAGTCTGGAACATTAGTTTTTCCTGGCATCTACTGTCCTGATAATTCAAAGTTTTTGAGGACAAAGTGCTTTGAAATGCTGGCCATAGAAGCAATTTTGCTTATGAAGTTCTTAAACTCACAACCTCACTCATGCAATTTGAACTACACATTTTTGTGTTAAGACATTTTCTAAGACAGCTCCTTTACATACTGATCCCATCTGTAATAgtccataggaaaaaaaaaaattaaaacactttaATTGACATATCTGCACTTGTGCTCTAGAACAAACTATTCAGTTTTGTTGCCCTTGAAGTTATACTATGGgtttaaaatgcttaaaaatgcCACAGGAAACTTAAAAGGATTCCAGTCAGGAATACCACTGTTACCAGGCACTAATAGGAAACTAAAACGTCAATATTGATTAAGGCAGAACTGTGCAAGACTTTGGAGAATTTAATGCACTTGGAGACTGGAATCATGTTAACACCatgaagaacttttttttttgcctttattagCAGCAGCCCCAACCATTAGCTTCACACAGTGAAGCCCCCCTAAGCTCAGATGAGCCCTTGGCAGGTCCTTTTCATACAGTTGTTTCAACTAGATTCTCCTGTCTGTTCCATAGATTTTAGTTTGTAAATACAGTCAGCAACAATTCTATTTCAAACTGATTTAATAAAGATGCTGTCAGGGGTCTTAGCTCTGTAAGACAACTGTGCTGCAAGGTTCAGAGCTATCGAGGACAACTACATGTTCAACAAACATTCAGGCTGTCAGTGTGAGCTGGGGCTCTGGAAAAACTCTGAGCAATTGTGGTTAATTGAGCTTTTTGTGTAACACTGCTTCATTCTGCTTTGTGACTGATTACAGCCACAAACCAGGTACACAGGTACTGCTGTGCAAGGGGGTTCTGAAGTATCAGTTTGTCTTTGGACACACAGTGCCCCCAGCCCACACTCCCAAACGTAAGTCGGCACTGTACAAATGCAGAACAGCCAAATGACAACCAAGGTACATTATTATACCTCAGGACATCTAAGAGCATACCCAAGATGAGACCTAAACTAGCCCACAGTGGCAGCACACGAGATGGAAGAGCACTAAATGGAAAAGATTGATAAAGAGTTCTCCAATTAAAAGCCTGGTGCAGGAGTTTAACTGGCCACAGAACTAAAGGAAACTCACACTAGACACAAAAGATACCAATTAAAAGTTAATACACCACAGCCAAAAGTATTTAACTCAAAATGCAAGGGCAATTGAAACAAGACACTACAGACAGACTGGAAGTTTATTGTGTCAGCTAATCCATACATTCAGCTGTTTCTAGCCTTGCTTACTCAGTTAAGACCATTGTGAAAGTTTAACCAAGATTAATCCATATGCTACCATAAAATAAACTGGCTCTGCAGTCATACAGCCACATCacaactgctgctggcagcaggaaggtGACAGCTATTTTATGGGCCGAAGCCTTCACTTAAACATCTTTTTAAAGATTCATCCTCACTTTCAAGTGGTACGTGGCTTATTATTATAAAAAAGCTGAGGCATAATTGCTTCATGTGAAAAATAGTCTGATATTACTTGTGAAAGGAGTGAATGTCACACGATGTGTCAGTTCTACAAAAATGAAGGCTCATACCACTCCTGATAGCTTGAAGATatctgtattttccttctggCCCTGGCTAATTAGTGCAGCTTTGTGTATTCTGGAATATTTCAAACAGCCCACTCAGTTTTTTAATCAGCAGTTTAGGACAGACTACTTACAGCCAGCAGATCAAGTCCATCTTTATCCAAGTTTTTGACATGTGTTTCAAGGCTGACAGGTTTCCACTTTGGGAAAGTGTTTTTATAGTCTTGAAGGGATTCCACCTCAGGCCATACCTCGTTGTTGGGGGTCCCTAAAGCTCTGTGCAAGCATAAGCAAAATATTAAGCAATTTAGTTTGAAATCTCTTATGTGCTGTTACACTTTTAATTACACAGAAATGTTGTGTAGTGGCAGACAGGCATCAAGGAAAGGTTCAGCCTTACATACCTGAAGATTCTGAAGATCTGGTCAATCTCTGAATCCCCATGGAAAAGTGGCTTTTTAGTTGCCAGCTCAGCAAATATGGTCCCTATGCTCCAGATATCTACAGGAGTAGAGTAACGAGCAGATCCCAGCAACACCTCTGGAGACCTGTACCACAGTGTCACTACCTGTGGAACAAGGAAAGGTAGATTTGTGGAATACGGTCCTCTAACTGACTGCAAGATAAATGTCTCATTTGTTATTAAGCAGCACTCACAGTTTTTTGCTAAAAATAGCCAGTACTATAAGTATCAGTGAAAGTGCAATACTAGTTTCAAACTTCATTTGTAAACAAACCAACTCCATTGCAGTAGCTTCTActtcaagaaaagcagctgcctgcacaACTTCCCTAAGAGCAAGAATCCTTTGGCACCCAGACACCAAACCCCTCAAACTTGAGGGCATTGCAAAGCAAAAACATCTTTATCTTTATGAGACAGTGAACAAGTTTGAGTCAATCTGACTAACTGTGAGTGGAATTCATAAAACTCTTTGGAACCTTAGAGTGAAATCACAGTCAAAGAAGTGGAAAActgttttggaaaacaaaacataactCTTTCATAGTTATGTTAGCTTATGGCTTGAaaaaacatattatttttagtttattcAGAATCAGTTCTTAGCAGGAAGCAAGTACACACTATCCAGACCACCAGAAGTGTGCCCCAACTCACTTCATGAGTGTAGACCCGCACTGGAATTCCAAAGGCTCGGGCCAACCCGAAGTCTGCCAGTTTAATCACCCCCTTGTCATCTATCAGGAGATTCTGAGGTTTCAAGTCTCTGTGCAGAACTCTTCTTGAGTGGCAGAAGACAATACCTTGCAAAATTTGGTACAGATAACTCTAGAAAGGATGAtgtgggaggaaagaaaggagttACCTTTAGTACACGTCAGTGTCCTGCAACACAAAGGTGTTCCCTTCATTagctctccccacagcagcaggaaatggagATCCAAAGCATTGCAGATATTGAATTAATATCAATCAAAAAGCTACACAAATTAATTCTGAAGATTAGTTCAAGGCAGTTTAATCTCAGTAATTAAGATTTTCAAATGgcatttgaaagcaaaacttACATTCATCTCATCTACAGCTGCTTATTTAACCTTTCATTTCTCCTCAAGGAGTTAATTATATTGAAAATAAGAGCTGCTTATGGCTTAGTAGGTcatctttaaattaaattccCTCTTAGGTTAAGATATTGTTCTCATTACCTTAACACGTGAACGTTCCAAATACTGGCCAGATGGAATACTATCCAAGTATTTCTTGAGATCCATGGAAAGGAATTCAAAGACAAGGTACAGTCTTGAATCCTGCATGAGAACATCCTGAAGACTAAAAATTCAGTATACAATTACTTCTGCTGCAAAATGCATAAACTCACATGTCCTCTCTCAACAGGGTTACAAGGTGCTATTTCCAGGTTCCTATTATGGAAGTCTTAAAAATCTTCAAACAACAGACTTAGTGAGTTATACTGCCATCTGGAAAATCAAGTGTATCTGAAATAGTGTCAAACTGAGATAAAAGCCTATATGCTTCCTCAAACTCATGTTCTCTCAAATCAGACACAGGAGTCTGAAGAAAATACACTTGCAGTTAAAAACAACCCCACCTGTGGGTGTTGCTGCCTAACTTCTCTTTGAAGCTGGCTTGTCACAGCAGAGCCTGAATTACTAGGAGGGTTTAAGGGAACATTTAATAGGAATCTGATAGACACACCAGGATTTGCACACAATTTTACTTATCTTCTTCATCCTTTTTAGAGTGTAGGGGTTCCTAAACCCAAGCATACAGACACACACCATCTGGCTGGAACTTGGCCAGTTTtaagggacattaaagatcaagTATTTTGCTGCATCAAAGAGCGAGCAAATACATTGTGGGGAAGACAATAGCTGCAATCATTTTTATGTGTCAAGAAGTCACTGATGGAAGTTTCAATCACAGCTCAGGTGTGCTAGCAAAACACATCTAAATTCCTGCtacagcacagcagggaggaacATCAGAACACTTAAGTCTAATGGTCTATTCCAAGGTGGCAAATAAAGTTTTGAGACTGCCTGAAGTAACAGCTACAGCCAGTTTTCATGAGGTACTGCTGCCTCCATTCTCACAAAAACCTCTCCAAAAAGAATTTACAAAAATGTCTAAACTAACATAAATTTCTTAGATTCCCAGAATGAAGAAAGGCAGTGTGAGGAAGGCTTAATTAGGAAACTGGCATAAATATGGAATTTTAACTATTTGCTGCCAAGCAGACACTGTATAAAATAAAGATGCTCTCACCTCACTAGATGAGTGAAAAAAATTTATGATCTGATGGGACCTAGTGCCCCTCCAAGAGTTTAGCTAAATACCAGTATATGCATACCAGACTATATTGGGATGATTCAGCtcttttaataaagaaatttctCGGATAGCAGTACTTGGAACACCTTCCTCCTCACTTTCTAGACGTATTTTCTTCATTGCAACCACTTGGCCTGTGGTTTTGTGACGACCTTTATACACAACACCATAGGTACCTGAACAAAAAGACAGTGAAACAAATACAGGAAGTACCAGCTTTGGGTACAAATAAGTTATTGCAAACATGAGCTGCTAAATAGGAAAAGTCCTTACAAATGGAGTACTGGTTTAGATTACAAACTACTACTCAGCTGTGGAGTTGAGCTGAGCAATAATTTTGCTTGTTTAAAACATGCCACCCATGAAGTGTAGCATTTGTCAGGATAGGGTACTTAGAAGCCTAAGTGTGAAAAGTGAATATTTAGAAGATGTAGTTATAAAAACAGATCTTATTTGAGTTTTAAGTATATTAACTTTCAGGCAAGATCATTATAAAGGATTATGATATTGCCATTGATACATAATATTAAAATGCTAAAGGTTTAGCTGCAAAAGGAAGTAGTGCTCCTTCTGCAGTCTGAGATCCAGCCATCCATGGGTGTGAGCTATAGAAATAGCTCTGACACAATCCTCAGTGCAGAAGAGAGGCTAGTGCTGTAGGTctcagcagaagctgaaatCAAGATTTACCAATAGTAAATCTCAAATCAATCCATCTTAATCATCAGTGTTCACAGGAGTAGAACCCTCAAACCAAGACAGTGTAAgccttctctttttattcttcttgAAGCATTAACACCTCACATAAAGCCCAAACtagtttatttcagaaaattaatgcTAAAAGCTTTGTTGCAAGATCCAAGCACACCTGCTATTGCCTCAGAGTGTGCAATCTCAGAGCAATGTACTTTGAATTTGCAAGTCTACATAAGGCTAGGGCCTTATGTGGTGTGTTATAAAACACACTGACTTCTACAGTTAACACAGGCTGGATTTCCAGTAACAGGGGGGTTATGACTAACACCTGCATTGAAGCCACCTTCTTGTGCTTCAATGTAAAGTAATTGTTAAAAACTCacttctctgcagagctttaCCATCTTGACGTCCACATTGCCTGTATATAATCAGAGCAGATCAATCTAGAAAATACTACTCCCTAACAGGAGCTCCAAGTAAAACAACACATTGGACTATTACAGGGGAAACTGCTAAGTTCATACTCAGAGAAATGGGGGAGCTTCCTAAACTATAAGCTGGTTTCAGGACTCAAAACAtatcttttctcccttttggaGTAATGTTACACCATTAGCCAtcaaaatgaaggcacaaaCTTTTCAACACTCtaagttattttatttagcCACTTGGTTGAATCTCAGCTGTTCTAGTAACAGAGTGCACAGAACTTCTGGGACACTTACTTCATAGCTCAGACTGTGGAGCATTTAAAAGCTCCCTGTTCCCCATACTTACCTTCCCCAATCTTCTCTATTTTTGTGTAATCATCCATTGCTGTAGTTTTCCCTGAAAtggacaggaagaaagaaacagaaaatgaggGAGAGTAGTTGACGTCCTGAACACAGACAAGTCACTGAACCTATGCCAACTCTTTAGAAGCAAGTTATGCCTCATATCACTAAGACATAAATTGAAACACTTAACTGTTCTCATCAACAAAAACACATATTTATTCAGAATTCCAAATACAAAAACTACACCACAAAGCACGAGAGGGCAATAATtccagagaggggaaaaaaaccccaaaaaactaaaaaatcctTTAAGAAAGCTCCTCCAGGGAACCGAAAAAAAGTGCACCCTACTTATCATTTCTATTTAACTACTCA
Proteins encoded in this region:
- the CDK1 gene encoding cyclin-dependent kinase 1 is translated as MDDYTKIEKIGEGTYGVVYKGRHKTTGQVVAMKKIRLESEEEGVPSTAIREISLLKELNHPNIVCLQDVLMQDSRLYLVFEFLSMDLKKYLDSIPSGQYLERSRVKSYLYQILQGIVFCHSRRVLHRDLKPQNLLIDDKGVIKLADFGLARAFGIPVRVYTHEVVTLWYRSPEVLLGSARYSTPVDIWSIGTIFAELATKKPLFHGDSEIDQIFRIFRALGTPNNEVWPEVESLQDYKNTFPKWKPVSLETHVKNLDKDGLDLLAKMLIYDPAKRISGKMALNHPYFDDLDKSTLPANLIKK